The following coding sequences lie in one Spinacia oleracea cultivar Varoflay chromosome 1, BTI_SOV_V1, whole genome shotgun sequence genomic window:
- the LOC130465418 gene encoding deoxyuridine 5'-triphosphate nucleotidohydrolase-like, whose amino-acid sequence MEVKSPLRRSSPKRRSPRRRRRPPLPRKIQQRKRRREEKKAAAAAEKNPAEKKKNRREISGRERSAAENDPAEKKKKGGEEGLRRRRERSAAEKGVIDADYRGPVGVILFNYFNVDFEVKIGDRIAQLIIEKIITPDVFEVEYLDSTVRGAGGFGSTGV is encoded by the exons ATGGAagttaagtctcc GCTGAGAAGAAGCTCACCGAAAAGAAGAAGCCCGCGAAGGAGAAGAAGGCCGCCGCTGCCGAGAAAGATCCAGCAGAGAAAAAGAAGAAGGGAGGAGAAGAaggccgccgccgccgccgaGAAAAATCCGGctgagaagaagaagaaccgCCGAGAAATATCAGGCCGAGAAAGATCCGCCGCCGAGAACGATCCGgctgagaagaagaagaagggaggaGAAGAAGGCCTCCGCCGCCGCCGAGAAAGATCCGCCGCCGAGAAAG GAGTGATAGATGCAGATTACAGAGGACCAGTTGGTGTGATTCTGTTTAATTACTTTAATGTTGATTTCGAGGTGAAAATAGGTGATCGTATTGCACAGTTGATCATTGAGAAAATCATAACTCCAGATGTTTTCGAGGTTGAATATTTGGACTCTACTGTGAGGGGTGCTGGTGGGTTTGGTTCTACTGGTGTTTAA
- the LOC110789791 gene encoding uncharacterized protein: MLDSSFAYQKLKTRETYAGLLKKWSTPLQKIVSADISVVYVPVVDNGHWWCVAFALKDQKIWFIDSMYTNPSSEHSGDVKKLIAAVEYVLHWRDTQYNAALVWKLKQMHTWPLDSISFPDYNDKYCLCYLFIVE, from the exons ATGCTGGACTCCTCATTTGCG TATCAGAAATTAAAGACGAGGGAAACATATGCTGGTCTACTGAAGAAGTGGTCCACCCCTCTCCAGAAGATTGTGTCAGCTGATATATCTGTG GTCTATGTTCCAGTTGTGGACAACGGACATTGGTGGTGTGTTGCTTTTGCACTGAAAGACCAGAAGATATGGTTCATTGACAGCATGTATACTAATCCTTCTTCCGAGCATTCTGGGGATGTTAAAAAATTG ATAGCAGCTGTGGAGTACGTTCTACATTGGAGGGACACGCAGTATAATGCAGCTCTTGTTTGGAAGTTGAAGCAAATGCATACTTGGCCCTTGGACTCCATTAGCTTCCCTGACTACAACGACAAGTACTGTTTATGCTACCTTTTCATCGTCGAGTAA